The following nucleotide sequence is from Streptomyces caniferus.
CGATGGTGTCGTCGGTGACCCCGGTCCCCAGCAGCTCCAGGATGCGGCACTGTAAGGGACGCAGCGCAGGGGGCACTTGCGCGCTCAGGTGCATGGGATAACCGGAACTCCACGCGGTCTCGAACAGCCCGAGGAGCGCGGTCAGCAGGCTCGACGACCGCACGAGGAGCAGCGACTCATTGGATTCCGCTTCGACGGACGACATCGACACGATCGCCAGCCGTCGGTCGAAGACGGTGAGTTTGACCGGCACCTCCGTGAGCACCCGGGCCTCTTCACCGGCGGCGATGCACGGCTGGATGTTGACCGCGTAGTAGGCGCTGTTCTGCACTGCTGAACTGGAATACACCAACCGATATTTCACGCCTCGTTCGAGGTTGTTCACCTCTATGGGGTTCGCGCCGCCCTCCGTGTGATATGGCGGCGAATCGAAGCGGACCACTTCCGACTCCGCGGCTTTCTCGAACTGCCATATCCGGTCGACGATCTGCGGCCCCGTCACCACCTCGACCAGTTCATCGGTGCTTTGCGAGCCCGTACAGCGCCGGTATTCGCGGTACGCGTTCAGCGCGGCCAGGTGCGCCTGCTGCACCTCGGCCGACCGCGCGTGGGCGAGGCGCTCGAGGGCGATACTCGGTTCGGCCGGGGAGATGGTGTACCGGTGGGGCCGCCGACGACGACCAGTCCCAGCTCCTCAGGCGACGGACGGTTACCTTCGCCTGTTCACAGTCCCATCCCAGGTATGCCCCCAGTTGTCCGACGGTGCTCTGCCCGGTCTGCAGAAGCACCTGGAATGCCTCGGCCTCCCGCGGAGCCACGCCGAGATCTGCCAGGTGTTCCGCCAGATCCCTGTCTGTCACATGAATTCCTCTGTGTTCGGGTGCCCTCCGGCAGCGGGCAGGAACAGGAACCACGCCGTTCCGGTCAATGGGGGGGGCGCGGTAATGGCTGACATCGTGCCACGGGAAGGCCGAACGCGAAGTGAAATGCGCACACCACCAGCGGAAAGGAAGGGAGCGCTTGCATTTCGGGTAAGGAAGATCCCGGTGGCAACCCGAATGCTGCGAAAGCCCAGAATGCAGCGGGTTTGCCGAGTCCGGCAGTTCCCCCTGATCCGGGGCGCGCCTCGTTTGTCGCGGGAAGCGTCCGGTCCGTGGAACGGACCGGGCCGGCAGGGGCGCCGGGAGGGTCGGAGGCCGTCAGCGGGCAGCGGTCACAACGGCGTGGCGCCGCCCCATCGCCGCCCGCGGCCGTGGCCCAGACCGCCGGCGGCCATGCCCCGCACGGGCAGCTCGTCCGCCTCCGCGCCGGCCGGGCCGATGCCCCGGGCCGCCGCCGCCTTCCCGTAGCGGTTCGCCAGCGGCAGGGAGGTGAGGCCGTGGGCGAGGACGCTGAGCAGCACGGTGAGGGCGACCACCGGGACCAGCGCCCGGGTCTCGGGAGGCTCGAGCTCCTCGACCGCCAGCAGCCCGAAGATGATCGAGGCCAGCCCGCGGGGCCCGAACCAGCCCACGAACAGCACCGTCTTGAGGTCCAGACCGCTCCCGATCAGGCACAGGGCCACCGGCACCATACGGATCACGGTGAGGCTCAGCACCGCGTAGACGACGGCCTGCCAGGTGAGGTGGTCGAACGTCTCCGGGAGCAGGAGAGCACCGAAAACCAGCCAGACCAGCACGGAGAGCAGCGAAGCGGACTGCTCGACGTACAGCAGCACCCGCTGCGGCGCACCGTGCGCCGATCCGAAGGCCAGGCCGGCGACGAAGGCGGCGACGAAGCCGTTGCCGCCGAGCGCGAGCGCGGAGGTGTAGCCGAGGAGCGCCAGCGCCAGGACGCCCGCGCCGGCGAAGTCCTCGGTGGCCCAGCCGCTGCCCAGCGCGGTCCGCAGCAGCCATCCGGCGGCCAGGCCGACCACCGCGCCGTACGCCGCGCCGATGGTGAGCTGCACCAGGGCGTGGCCGGTGGCATCCGGCGGGGCGGTGTGCTCGGCCGCGGACACCCCGGCCAGGGCGAGCACCACCAGCGGGGTGACGATGCCGTCGTTGAGCCCGCTCTCCACGTTGATGAGGCGGCGGATCTTCGCGGGCACCACGGGGTTGACCATCATCGTGGCGCCGAGCGCGGCGTCCGTCGGGGCGAGCGCGGCCCCGATGTACAGCGCGGCCCACCCGGAAACGCCGGGGAGCAGGGCGGCCGCCAGCAGTGTGCCGAGGCCCACGCACAGCGGCAGCCCGATCCCCAGCAGCCGTCCGTAGAGGCCGAGCTCGGGGCGCAACGCCCGGAAGGAGAGCCGGGCGGCATCGGTGAAGAGCACCCAGACCAGGGTGATCTCCGCGAGCACCTTGACCGTCTCGTGCGGCAGCCCGAGATCGAGGACGCCGGTGCCCTCGCCCAGCAGCAGCCCCAGCAGCACGAAGGCGGCCGGAGCGGTCAGCTCGAAACGCTCCATCCGGCGTGCGCACAGGCACCACAGGAACAGCAGGAGCAGGACCAGGGAGTAGCTGCTGTCCACACGGGTCTCCAGGGCTCGGCCGCACGGGCGCTCGGACACCCCCACTCTCGGCCACCGCCCCACCGCCCGGCCGGTCCCGACGAGCCGGGACGGCGGCTTTCACACGGTTGGTGGAAGGGTCGGGGCCGCGCGTGGCTGCCGGGGCCCCGCGCCTCGCCACCTGGCCGCGCGCGAAGGGGCGCGGGGAACTGCGCGGCCCGCCACGGCGCAGCCTCAGCCGCACGACGGCACCACTCGGCAGCTCTCGCCGCCGCTGGCCGCGTCCCGCGGAGCGCTCCGCTCAACCCCCCACCGGCAGCGGCCCGTTGTGCTGGACGAGCCAGGTGCGGTAGGCCTCGCTCGCCCAGGCGGTCTCCATGTACGAGGCGGTCAGGTCCGCGAAGAGGTCGTCGGCGGAGGCGGCGGGGGTGCCGTCCTGGCGGCAGGCCATGAAGAGGCGGACGGCCAGCGGATCGCCGTACAGGGGGCGGATCGCCATGCCGTGCCGGGGGCGGGCGGTCGGCTGGCAGGGGGTGACCACCTCGCCGGCCGTGACGAGGTCCACGGTGGTGAGGTAGTCGCCGTGCACGACACGGGGGTTGATGCCGGCCGCGGCCCAGATGCGGCGCAGGCCGGCCCATTCGCCGTCCACGCTCGGGTCGACCATCCACTGGTCGTCGGCGAGGTCCGCCACCCGGATGACCGTCCGGGAGGCCGCGGGATGGGTGTCGGACACGGCGATGAACTGCGGCTCCCTGGCGATGAGTTCGTGCGCCACCAGGCTCTCGGGTACCCGTAGGGGCGCGCCCTCGACCTCGTGGACGAAGGCGGCGTCGAGCTGCCCCGTCACGACCATGTGGAGCAACGCATTGGCGGACACATCGGTTCTTATCGTGGTGTCGGTGTCCGGCAGCCGCACCCGGAGCCGGCGCAGCCACCCGGCGACGGCGGGGCTGTTGGTGCTGCCGATGTGCAGCCGCGCACCCCGGTCGCGGTGCGAGGAGGAGGCAACCTCGTCAATAAGTGCCCGCATTTCGGCCACTATCGGCCGGGCCCGGCACAGGACCGCATGCCCCAGGGGGGTGGGCCGGCTGCCGGTCGGTTCGCGGAAGAACAGCTGGCCACCCAGGGCTTTCTCGATGCGATGGAGCTGGGTCGTCAGGGAAGGCTGGGTCATGCCGAGCTGCCGGGCCGCCTTGCGTACGCTGCCGGAGTCCGCGATGGCGCACAATGCGCGAAGATGCCTTACCTCGAGCTCCACGTCCGGAGCATAACGACGACGGCATACGTCACACCAGACTCTCAAACCTGTCGGAACGCGTTCTTTTTTCCGGGGTATTGGCTGGTGCTATCGCCACCTGGCATCTCTGTCTTCCGGGTGAACTCCGTCCAGACTCAACGGCACCAAGAAATCCGCAGGGCCCCGGTCGCCGCCCCACACGGCGACCGTACGGCCCTCGGACATAAAGGAGCCCCCACATGAGATCTCCCAAGACGGCGCTGTCGGCGGCGCTCGGTCTGGGCCTCGTCGCCGCGCTCGCAGCCGCGGCGCCGGTTTCGGCAGCCTCCCCCTCCACGGTCAACTCCTCCCACAGCACCCCCGCTTCGATCGCGGCCTACAACGGCTCGGCGGCCGAGAAGGCCGACACCAAGGCGTTCTTCGCGGCCGTGGTGAAGTCCGCGAAGGCCAAGATGAAGGCCCACCCGGACGCCGCCTCGGTGACCGTCACCTATGACGCCAGCGCGGCCCCGACGTTCGCGAACCAGATAGCCCAGAGCGCGTCGATCTGGAACGGCGCCGTCTCGAACGTGAAGCTGCAGGCGGGCAGCGGCGGCGACTTCGAGTACCGCGAGGGCAACGACGCGCGTGGCTCGTACGCCAGCACCGACGGTCACGGGAAGGGCTACGTCTTCCTGGACTACCAGCAGAACCAGGAGTACAACTCCACCCGCGTGGCCGCGCACGAGACCGGCCATGTGCTGGGCCTGCCGGACCACTACGAGGGCCCGTGCAGCGAGCTGATGTCCGGCGGCGGCCCCGGCACGTCCTGCCAGAACGCCCAGCCGGACGCGAACGAGAGCGCCAAGGTGGACCAGCTCTGGGCCAACGGCCTGGCGGGCGTCCACTTCGGCAAGGCCTCCTGACGTACGACGGCCTGGTGACGTAACGAAGTTCGGCGGTGGCCGACGGATCGGACCGGGTCGGCATGGGCCGGATCCGGACGGCCGGGGCTGTCGAGAGCCGGGACCTGGCGGCCGGCGCTCGTACCCCACCAGCCCTCGCATCTCCTGCGCCGCCCGTGCGGTGGGGCTCCTTCCGGAGCCCCACCGTTTTCGTGTGCGCCCGGGTCCGCGGTCAGCCCCAGAGCGCCTGCCCGGCGGCCACCCCGGCGAACGCCGCCGCCAGTCCGGCCACCACGGTCGCCACGACATTGGCCGCCGCGCTCCCCCGGGCCCGGTCGGCGGCCAGCCGGAGCGTCTCGTAGGAGAAGGTCGAGTAGGTCGTCAGCGCGCCGCACAGGCCCGTGCCGATCAGCAACTGGACGTGCGAGGAGGCGGCACCGGCCGAGGCCGCGCCGGTCAGCAGGCCGAGGACCAGGGAGCCGAAGACGTTGACGGTGAAGGTCCCCCAGGGCAGGACCGCGTCGTGCCGGGACTGCACATAGCGGTCGGTGAGGAAGCGCAGCGGCGCCCCGACCATGGCACCGGCCACCACCAGCAGCCAGTTCACCCGCGCCGGCCCTCCCCGCGGCCGCCACCGTCCGCCGGCCGGAAGGAGAGCATCTCGCACGGGTCGAGGGTCACCAGCCCGCCGTCCGTGAGGAGTTCCTCCAGTTGCGGCAGGAAGGCCCGCACCCGCTCCTCCGTGTCGACGACGACGATCGCCACCGGCAGCTCCTCGCTCAGGGACAGCAGGCGCTGGGTGTGGACGACGCCCGAGGAGCCGAAGCCCTCGATGCCCCGGAAGACGCTGGCCCCGGCCAGCCCCGCCTCGAACGCGCGGTGCACGATCTCCGCGTAGAGCGGCTTGTGGTGCCATACGTCCTCCTCGCCGACGAGGACCGTGAGCCGTAGCGCCGGGGTGCCGCCCGGATGTGCCGTGCCGTGTGTCATGCCGTCCGCCGCCTCAGTTCGAGAAGTGCCCGGGTGCCGGTCACCGCGCCCCATACGACCGCGAGCGCGACGAGCACGGTGCCCGCGAGATACGCCAGGGCCGCGGCCGGCCGCCCGGCGTCGGCCAGCCGCTGGATGTCGACGGCGTAGGTGGAGAAGGTGGTGAAACCGCCGAGGACGCCGGTGCCGAGGAAGGGGCGCACCAGCCGGTGGGCCGGCCGGACCTCGGTGATCACCACCATCAGGACGCCCATCAGCGCACAGCCGACGGCGTTGACGGCGAGGGTCGTCCAGGGGAAGGCGCCGCTGTCCGTGGGCCACAGGAGTGCGGCGCCGTAACGGGCCGTGGCGCCGATCGCGCCGCCCGCGGCCACCACGCCGATCACCGGCCACTGTCCCTGCCAGGGCGCCGCCCGGCGGCCTCGCTCGTCCATATCGCTCCCGAGATCATCGCCGACCTCAGGCTATCCCTGCGTGGGGGACGCCGCCGAACCGGGAACGGCGGCCCCGGGGCGGCGGGGCGGCCGTTCCCGGAGGCGCCCCGCCCCGCTGGATCACACCGGGACGGCCTCGCGGACGGGGTGGTGCCGGCTGATGTTCCTGGCCAGCAGTTCGGTGGCCTCCTTGACCCCGATCTCGCCGTCGCGCTCCCCGGTGGCGGGCAGCCGGCCGTCCGCGTACTTCAGCTCGGCCATCGCGGTCTCCATCGCCCGGTGCGCGGCGAACAGGCACGGGGTGCTGTAGATGGCCACATCGACGCCGAGCCCGGTCAGTTCGGTCAGCGAGAGCCGCGGGGACTTGCCGCCCGCGATCTGGTTGAACAGCAGCGGCTTGGTGCCGAGGACCGTGCGGATCCGGCGGATCCGGTCGACGCTGCGCACCCCGTCGACGAGCACCACATCCGCGTCGGTCCCGGCCAGCGCCGCCGCCCGCCGCAGGATCTCGTCCTCCTCCGTGGCGTCCGTACGGGCCACGACGAGCAGGTCGGTACGGCTGGCCAGCACCAGGTTCAGCTTCTCCAGGTACTCCTCCAGCGGCAGCAGCAGCTTGCCGTCCGCGTGGCCGCAACGGCGCGGCCGCCGCTGGTCCTCCAGGATCACCCCGCTCGCGCCGATGCGCTCCAGGCGCTGCACCACATGGCAGGCCACCTCCGGGTCGACATAGCCGTCGTCGATGTCCACCAGCAGATGGTGGCGCGGGAACGCGCCGCGCAGGCGCTCGACGAACGCGACCATGTCGGGCCAGGCGATGAACCCGATGTCCGGAAGTCCGTAGTACGACGCGGCGAAGCCGAAGCCGGACACGAAGAAGCCGTTGTAGTGCGCGGCGGCGATGGAGGCCGAGTGCATGTCGTGGACGCCGATCAGCGGCGTCGTCCCCTCGGCCGCGATCTCGTCACGCAGTGCTTGTCCGTACCGCAATGTGCTCTCCTCACAGGACCGGCGGGGACCTCGGCCGGCGTCCGGGGGGCTCGGGCCGCGCGCAAGCGCCCGGCGCCGTGCCGACCTGTCCGCTGGGGAACTGGTCAGGGCATGTTTATCCGGCACATCGGCACAATTCCTTTAACACGCCATGGCCTTCCGGAACTTTCTCCGTACTTCACCCCGCGTCGGCGCCCGGCGGTCTCGGGGGCCCGGCGTCCTCGGAGCCCGACCCGGGCCGGTCCGCCCGGCCCCGGCCCGCGCGGACCGGCGTCAGAGCCAGCCGTTCCGCTTGAAGCCGCGGTGGATCACCCAGCAGAGGGCCACTATCACCGTCATGACCAGCGGATAGCCGAACACCCAGTGCTTTTCCGGCATATGGTCGAAATTCATGCCGTACACGCCGCAGACCATGGTCGGCACCGCCAGGATCGCGACCCAGGCGCTGATCCGGCGCATGTCCTCGTTCTGGGCGACGGTGACCTGGGCGAGATGGGCCTGGAGTATGGAATTGAGCAGTTCGTCGAATGCGGTGATCTGCTCGGTGACCCGGTCGAGGTGGTCGGCGACGTCCCGGAAGTACGTCTTGATGCGGGGTTCGACCTGCGTCATCGGCTGGGTCGCCAGCTCCTGCATCGGCCGGTCCAAAGGGGCCACCGCACGCTTGAGTTCCAGCAGCTCGCGCTTGAGCTGGTAGATCCGGCCGGCCCCGCCGCTGCCGCGCACCGAGAAGACCTCGCTCTCGACGTCGTCGATGTCGATCGAGACGGCGGCGGTGACATCGAGGTAGTCGTCCACGACCAGGTCGGCGACGGCATGCAGTACGGCGGACGGGCCGAGGGCCAACTGTTCGGGCACGGACTCCAGTTGCTCGCGGAGCGGGCCCAGCGAGCCGTGGCCGCCGTGCCGCACCGTGATCACGAAGTCGGTGCCGGTGAAGACCATGATCTCGCCGGTCTCGACGACTTCGCTGGTGTCGGTGAGCCGGTCGTGCTCGACGTAGCGGACCGTCTTGAAGACGGTGAACAGCGAGTCGTCGTACCGCTCCAGCTTGGGCCGCTGATGCGCGTGGACCGCGTCCTCGACCGCGAGCGGGTGCAGCCCGAACAACTCGACGATTCCGGCGAATTCCTTCTCGGACGGCTCATGGAGCCCGATCCAGACAAATCCACTGCCGGAGTCGCGGACCCGTCGGATCGCCGCGTCGGCCGGGTGGTCGCCGTCCTGGCGCACGCCGTCCACGTACACCGCGCAGTTCACCACGGCGGTACCGAGCGGCGAGCGCGCCGGGTGGCTGAGGTCGACTCCCCGGCTGCGCGGCTGCGGCAGCCGGACGGCCTTGCGGAGGTTGCTGATCATCGACACCGGGCCAGTATGGCCCGCCGGAGCCCGTGAACGGTACGGCGAAGGGGCGGATTTTACGCAGCGGGACGGGGCGGGGACGCTCGATTGCCCGCTGTCAGGGGACCAGGGCCGGCTGCCGCTCCTCCGGCCTGCCCTCCCCCGACGCCGCCGGCTCCCCCTGCTCGGCGGGCTGCTGCGCACGCACCGTCCGCGGCAGCAGGAACAGCAGGCCGAAGACGACGACCAGGCCGCCGCTGATCCACCACAGGGCGTGACCGGTGGCCTCGACGAAGGCGGCCCGCAGCGCGCCCGGCGCCCCGGCACTGCCCGCCTCCCCCCTGCTGCCGACGACCCCGAAGAAGGCCACCGACGACAGCCCCAGCCCCAGCGCCATCCCGAGCTGGCCGGTGGTGTTGAAGATCCCGGACGCCGAACCGGAGTGCTCGGCCGGGACCTCCGAGAGCGCGGCGTCGGTGATCGGCGCGACGATCAGCCCCATACCGGCGCCCATGAGGAGCATCGCCGGCACCAACTGCCAGGACTGCAGGGCGGTCCCGTAGCGTCCGGCCTCCCCGAGGTAGACCAGCGCCCCGCACAGCATGATCAGCGCACCGGCCTGCAGGACCTTGCGGCCGAAGCGCGGCACCAGCTTCTGGACGGACACCCCGGCCGCGAGGGAGCAGGCGAGCGAGAACGGCACCCCGGTCAGTCCGGCGTGCAGCGGGCCCCAGCCCAGCCCCAGCTGCATGTGGAGCGTCCAGACCAGGAAGAAGAGGCCGCTGACCACGCCGAAGGTCAACTGGACGCCGGCGCCCACGGCGAAGCTCCGGATCGTGAAGAGGGAGAGTTCGACGAGGGGGGCGCCGCCCTTGCGGGCCCTGGCGCGCTCGAAGCGCACGAAGACCGCCAGGACCAGCGGGCTCGCCGCCATCGAGACGAAGCCCCACAGCGGCCAGCCGTTCTCCCGCCCCTGGGTGAGCGGGTAGAGCAGCATCAGCAGGCCCACGGTGGCCAGCGCGGTGCCGATCAGGTCGACGCGCAGGGCGCGCGGGGCCCGGGACTCGGTGAGGAAGCGGCGGCCGAGCAGGATGCCCGCGACCCCGACCGGCAGGTTGATCAGGAAGATCGGGCGCCAGGCGAGGCCGAAGAGATCGCCTTCGGTGAGCAGTGCGCCGATCAGCGGGCCGCAGACCGCGCCGAGACCGATCACCGCGCCGAACATCCCGAAGACCTTGCCGCGCTCGTGCGCCGGAAAGCTGACGTGGATGATCGCCAGCACCTGCGGCACCATCAGCGCGGCCATCGCGCCCTGCAGCACCCGCGCGCCGATCAGCATGCCGGGCCCGGCCGCGAAGCCGCACAGCGCGGAGGCGAGGGTGAAGCCGCCCATGCCGAGCAGGAACAGCTTCTTGCGGCCGTGGATGTCACCGAGCCGGCCGCCGGTGATCAGGCCGAGCGCGAAGGCGAGGGCGTAGCCGGCCGTGACCCACTGGACGGCGCTGAAGGTCGCCCCGGTGTCCCGCTGGATGCTCGGGACGGCGATATTGACGATGGTCGCGTCGACCAGGTCCATGAAGGCGGCCGTCAGGACGACGGCGAGTGCGATCCAGCGTCTGCGGCCGGCCGCTCGCGCGGCCGTGTCGGCCGTCTCGTGGGCGGTGGGGACGGGCGTGGTCATGACGTCTCTCCAGTGGAACCGGTACGGAAGGGAGCGGCGGCCGGAGCCGGTGGCGCGGCGGGCGCGCGAGCCGGAGCTGCCGGCCGCGAGCGGCGGCCGGGCGTCCGACGTCACCGACCCTAGATCCGGTATAGGACAGCTCCGGTCCTAGTGACACCGGCATCATCGGTCCCATGAGTGAGACATCGGCGCGCCTGCTGAACCTGCTGTCCCTGCTGCAGACCCCGCGCGAATGGCCCGGCAGCGAGCTGGCCCGGCGGCTGTCGGTCACCTCCCGGACGATCCGCCGCGATATCGAGCGGCTGCGCGAACTGGGCTACCCCGTGCACGCCACGATGGGCGCGGAGGGCGGCTACCGGCTGGCCGCGGGCACCGCGATGCCGCCGCTGCTGCTGGACGACGACGAGGCGGTGGCCATCGCGGTCGGCCTGCGCTCGGCCGCCGGCCATACCGTCGAGGGCATCGAGGAGGCGTCCGTACGCGCGCTGGCCAAGCTGGAACAGGTGCTGCCGGCCCGGCTGCGGCGCCGGGTGGGCACGCTCGGCACGGCCACCGTCCCGCTGCCGGCCGGTGACGGCCCGACCGTCGACCCGGAGCATCTGACGGTGCTCGCCGCGGCCATCACCAACCACGAGCGGCTGCGCTTCCACTACCGCGCGGGCACCGGCCCCCGCAGCAAACGCCTGGTGGAGCCGCACCGCCTGGTCGCCTCGGGGCGCCGCTGGTACCTCGTGGCGTACGACAACGACCGCGAGGACTGGCGGATCTTCCGGGTGGACCGGCTGAGCGAGCCGTTCCCCACCGGCGTACGGACCGCGCCGCGCGAACTGCCCGCCGCCGACGCGGGCGCCTACGTCCGGGAGCGGATGCAGGGGATGAGCGCGTCCCACCGGGCGGTGGCGACCGTACGGGCGCCCGCAGCGGAGGTAGCGGGGCGACTGGGCGGACCGGCCGCGGGCGAGGTCGTGGCGCTCGACGAGGCGTCCTGCCGCTGGCACAGCACCCCCGATTCGCTGGAGTGGCTGGCGCTCCGGCTGGCCATGCTGGGCCACGAGTTCACCGTCCACGAACCGCCGGAGCTGGCCGCTTACCTGCGGGAGATGGGCGGCCGGGCCGGCCGCGCGGGGGCGGCCCTGTGCGGCGGCGAGGAGGGGGCAGAAGAGGGAGAGCGGGGGAGGTGACACCGTGATACCACCCGGGGAATACCCTAGGGGGGTATATGGTTCTCCAGGGAAACGGGCACTCGCAGCACACCGAGGAGCAGTCATGGCCACCGCGGTCGGAGAGCACGGCGTCGAATTGGAGATCGGCGGGATGACCTGCGCCTCGTGCGCCGCCCGCATCG
It contains:
- the crcB gene encoding fluoride efflux transporter CrcB yields the protein MDERGRRAAPWQGQWPVIGVVAAGGAIGATARYGAALLWPTDSGAFPWTTLAVNAVGCALMGVLMVVITEVRPAHRLVRPFLGTGVLGGFTTFSTYAVDIQRLADAGRPAAALAYLAGTVLVALAVVWGAVTGTRALLELRRRTA
- a CDS encoding MFS transporter yields the protein MTTPVPTAHETADTAARAAGRRRWIALAVVLTAAFMDLVDATIVNIAVPSIQRDTGATFSAVQWVTAGYALAFALGLITGGRLGDIHGRKKLFLLGMGGFTLASALCGFAAGPGMLIGARVLQGAMAALMVPQVLAIIHVSFPAHERGKVFGMFGAVIGLGAVCGPLIGALLTEGDLFGLAWRPIFLINLPVGVAGILLGRRFLTESRAPRALRVDLIGTALATVGLLMLLYPLTQGRENGWPLWGFVSMAASPLVLAVFVRFERARARKGGAPLVELSLFTIRSFAVGAGVQLTFGVVSGLFFLVWTLHMQLGLGWGPLHAGLTGVPFSLACSLAAGVSVQKLVPRFGRKVLQAGALIMLCGALVYLGEAGRYGTALQSWQLVPAMLLMGAGMGLIVAPITDAALSEVPAEHSGSASGIFNTTGQLGMALGLGLSSVAFFGVVGSRGEAGSAGAPGALRAAFVEATGHALWWISGGLVVVFGLLFLLPRTVRAQQPAEQGEPAASGEGRPEERQPALVP
- a CDS encoding magnesium and cobalt transport protein CorA — its product is MISNLRKAVRLPQPRSRGVDLSHPARSPLGTAVVNCAVYVDGVRQDGDHPADAAIRRVRDSGSGFVWIGLHEPSEKEFAGIVELFGLHPLAVEDAVHAHQRPKLERYDDSLFTVFKTVRYVEHDRLTDTSEVVETGEIMVFTGTDFVITVRHGGHGSLGPLREQLESVPEQLALGPSAVLHAVADLVVDDYLDVTAAVSIDIDDVESEVFSVRGSGGAGRIYQLKRELLELKRAVAPLDRPMQELATQPMTQVEPRIKTYFRDVADHLDRVTEQITAFDELLNSILQAHLAQVTVAQNEDMRRISAWVAILAVPTMVCGVYGMNFDHMPEKHWVFGYPLVMTVIVALCWVIHRGFKRNGWL
- a CDS encoding helix-turn-helix transcriptional regulator; the protein is MSETSARLLNLLSLLQTPREWPGSELARRLSVTSRTIRRDIERLRELGYPVHATMGAEGGYRLAAGTAMPPLLLDDDEAVAIAVGLRSAAGHTVEGIEEASVRALAKLEQVLPARLRRRVGTLGTATVPLPAGDGPTVDPEHLTVLAAAITNHERLRFHYRAGTGPRSKRLVEPHRLVASGRRWYLVAYDNDREDWRIFRVDRLSEPFPTGVRTAPRELPAADAGAYVRERMQGMSASHRAVATVRAPAAEVAGRLGGPAAGEVVALDEASCRWHSTPDSLEWLALRLAMLGHEFTVHEPPELAAYLREMGGRAGRAGAALCGGEEGAEEGERGR
- a CDS encoding LysR substrate-binding domain-containing protein, giving the protein MELEVRHLRALCAIADSGSVRKAARQLGMTQPSLTTQLHRIEKALGGQLFFREPTGSRPTPLGHAVLCRARPIVAEMRALIDEVASSSHRDRGARLHIGSTNSPAVAGWLRRLRVRLPDTDTTIRTDVSANALLHMVVTGQLDAAFVHEVEGAPLRVPESLVAHELIAREPQFIAVSDTHPAASRTVIRVADLADDQWMVDPSVDGEWAGLRRIWAAAGINPRVVHGDYLTTVDLVTAGEVVTPCQPTARPRHGMAIRPLYGDPLAVRLFMACRQDGTPAASADDLFADLTASYMETAWASEAYRTWLVQHNGPLPVGG
- the crcB gene encoding fluoride efflux transporter CrcB; this translates as MNWLLVVAGAMVGAPLRFLTDRYVQSRHDAVLPWGTFTVNVFGSLVLGLLTGAASAGAASSHVQLLIGTGLCGALTTYSTFSYETLRLAADRARGSAAANVVATVVAGLAAAFAGVAAGQALWG
- the snpA gene encoding snapalysin, translated to MRSPKTALSAALGLGLVAALAAAAPVSAASPSTVNSSHSTPASIAAYNGSAAEKADTKAFFAAVVKSAKAKMKAHPDAASVTVTYDASAAPTFANQIAQSASIWNGAVSNVKLQAGSGGDFEYREGNDARGSYASTDGHGKGYVFLDYQQNQEYNSTRVAAHETGHVLGLPDHYEGPCSELMSGGGPGTSCQNAQPDANESAKVDQLWANGLAGVHFGKAS
- a CDS encoding helix-turn-helix transcriptional regulator; its protein translation is MQQAHLAALNAYREYRRCTGSQSTDELVEVVTGPQIVDRIWQFEKAAESEVVRFDSPPYHTEGGANPIEVNNLERGVKYRLVYSSSAVQNSAYYAVNIQPCIAAGEEARVLTEVPVKLTVFDRRLAIVSMSSVEAESNESLLLVRSSSLLTALLGLFETAWSSGYPMHLSAQVPPALRPLQCRILELLGTGVTDDTIAQLLGVSRRTLSRHMEQLYLVAGAANRFQLALYAARRKWI
- a CDS encoding cation:proton antiporter, giving the protein MDSSYSLVLLLLFLWCLCARRMERFELTAPAAFVLLGLLLGEGTGVLDLGLPHETVKVLAEITLVWVLFTDAARLSFRALRPELGLYGRLLGIGLPLCVGLGTLLAAALLPGVSGWAALYIGAALAPTDAALGATMMVNPVVPAKIRRLINVESGLNDGIVTPLVVLALAGVSAAEHTAPPDATGHALVQLTIGAAYGAVVGLAAGWLLRTALGSGWATEDFAGAGVLALALLGYTSALALGGNGFVAAFVAGLAFGSAHGAPQRVLLYVEQSASLLSVLVWLVFGALLLPETFDHLTWQAVVYAVLSLTVIRMVPVALCLIGSGLDLKTVLFVGWFGPRGLASIIFGLLAVEELEPPETRALVPVVALTVLLSVLAHGLTSLPLANRYGKAAAARGIGPAGAEADELPVRGMAAGGLGHGRGRRWGGATPL
- a CDS encoding isocitrate lyase/PEP mutase family protein; this translates as MRYGQALRDEIAAEGTTPLIGVHDMHSASIAAAHYNGFFVSGFGFAASYYGLPDIGFIAWPDMVAFVERLRGAFPRHHLLVDIDDGYVDPEVACHVVQRLERIGASGVILEDQRRPRRCGHADGKLLLPLEEYLEKLNLVLASRTDLLVVARTDATEEDEILRRAAALAGTDADVVLVDGVRSVDRIRRIRTVLGTKPLLFNQIAGGKSPRLSLTELTGLGVDVAIYSTPCLFAAHRAMETAMAELKYADGRLPATGERDGEIGVKEATELLARNISRHHPVREAVPV
- a CDS encoding DUF190 domain-containing protein, which translates into the protein MTHGTAHPGGTPALRLTVLVGEEDVWHHKPLYAEIVHRAFEAGLAGASVFRGIEGFGSSGVVHTQRLLSLSEELPVAIVVVDTEERVRAFLPQLEELLTDGGLVTLDPCEMLSFRPADGGGRGEGRRG